In Molothrus aeneus isolate 106 chromosome 4, BPBGC_Maene_1.0, whole genome shotgun sequence, the following are encoded in one genomic region:
- the SPINK2 gene encoding serine protease inhibitor Kazal-type 2: MARPLALLLLLPVLLAGLLSCPGAMASYPPNCAQYGNYMCPRDYHPVCGTDGETYGNECVLCLANREDHTQIEIVRKGHC; the protein is encoded by the exons ATGGCGCGGCCGCTGgcgctcctgctgctgctgcccgtcCTCCTCGCCG GTCTCCTGTCGTGTCCCGGAGCCATGGCCAGCTACCCG CCCAACTGTGCCCAGTATGGGAACTACATGTGTCCAAGGGACTACCATCCAGTCTGTGGCACTGATGGAGAGACCTACGGAAATGAGTGTGTGCTCTGCCTTGCTAACAG GGAAGATCATACGCAAATAGAAATTGTCCGAAAGGGACATTGCTGA